One Campylobacter concisus DNA segment encodes these proteins:
- a CDS encoding site-specific integrase, whose protein sequence is MSANDLYYITMIAAYSGMRINEIVQLRARDIVQHNNVLCFSINRDDGKSTKNINSIRLVPVHSKLIELGLMEFIKQRASANKSIFKVSNKDFSEIFRSQIQRKLISSDKQKTFYSFRHYFIDTLVQQEVEPNIIAQIVGHEKQYKILLGTYATNINASVLKAKVEMVCY, encoded by the coding sequence ATAAGCGCAAATGATCTATACTATATAACCATGATAGCAGCATATAGTGGCATGAGGATAAACGAAATAGTTCAGCTAAGAGCACGTGACATTGTGCAGCACAATAATGTGCTTTGCTTTAGCATAAATAGAGATGATGGCAAGAGCACCAAAAACATAAACTCCATAAGGCTTGTGCCAGTTCATAGCAAGCTAATAGAGCTTGGACTAATGGAGTTTATAAAACAAAGAGCTAGTGCAAATAAAAGCATCTTCAAAGTAAGTAACAAAGACTTTTCAGAAATTTTTAGATCACAAATACAACGAAAGCTAATAAGCAGCGACAAACAAAAGACTTTTTACTCGTTTAGGCACTATTTTATAGATACGCTTGTCCAACAAGAAGTAGAGCCAAACATCATAGCTCAAATAGTAGGACATGAGAAACAATATAAAATTTTACTTGGAACATATGCCACAAACATAAACGCTAGTGTTTTAAAAGCAAAAGTTGAAATGGTATGCTATTAG
- a CDS encoding argininosuccinate synthase domain-containing protein gives MKALALFSGGLDSMLSMKIISDQNIEVVALYMDTGFGVDEEKHEVLRRRAALAGASLKVVDMRNEYLRDVLFNPKYGYGKQFNPCIDCHGYMFKTALNMLKSENANFIITGEVVGQRPMSQRRDALFQVKRLADDEDDLVLRPMCAKLLPPTKPEREGWVDREKLLDISGRDRKPQLALAKKFGFEDFATPGGGCLLTIESFAVKIKDYLKFDKEMRDIDVTWLKLGRHLRLVEGAKMIIGRDESDNNALLAHPNDKFEQVKFKESDDIVGAVSFISKNASKADKELAARLALAYTKASKDDEFEVSIANEKFIIRPEDKKLAQEFFVK, from the coding sequence ATGAAGGCTTTAGCTTTGTTTAGCGGAGGGCTTGATAGTATGCTCTCTATGAAAATAATAAGCGATCAAAATATCGAAGTGGTCGCACTTTATATGGATACTGGATTTGGCGTGGATGAGGAGAAGCACGAAGTTTTAAGGCGCCGTGCAGCCTTGGCTGGGGCTAGCCTAAAGGTGGTTGATATGAGAAACGAGTATCTTCGTGACGTGCTTTTTAACCCAAAATACGGCTACGGCAAGCAGTTTAACCCTTGCATCGACTGCCACGGATATATGTTTAAAACCGCTCTTAATATGCTAAAAAGCGAAAATGCAAATTTTATAATCACAGGCGAAGTCGTAGGACAAAGGCCGATGAGCCAGCGAAGAGACGCACTCTTTCAGGTTAAGCGCCTAGCTGATGACGAGGATGATCTAGTGCTTCGTCCGATGTGTGCTAAGCTCTTGCCACCAACTAAGCCAGAGCGCGAGGGCTGGGTCGATAGAGAGAAGCTACTTGACATAAGTGGGCGCGATAGAAAGCCGCAGCTTGCTTTGGCGAAGAAATTTGGCTTTGAGGACTTTGCAACGCCTGGAGGCGGGTGTTTGCTAACGATCGAGAGCTTTGCAGTAAAGATAAAAGACTACTTGAAATTTGATAAAGAGATGCGAGATATCGATGTTACGTGGCTAAAGCTTGGTAGGCATCTGCGCTTGGTAGAGGGTGCTAAAATGATAATAGGACGTGATGAGAGCGATAATAACGCACTTTTGGCCCATCCAAATGATAAATTTGAGCAAGTGAAATTTAAAGAGAGCGATGACATCGTGGGAGCTGTTAGCTTCATAAGCAAAAACGCTAGTAAAGCTGACAAAGAGCTTGCTGCAAGGCTCGCACTAGCTTATACAAAAGCTAGCAAAGATGATGAATTTGAAGTTAGCATCGCTAATGAGAAATTTATTATTAGGCCTGAAGATAAAAAGCTAGCACAAGAGTTTTTTGTGAAGTAA
- the pepT gene encoding peptidase T, with amino-acid sequence MDIVERFINYTKFNTTTNKENGLKGIMPSNPTEYELALFIKDELSSLGIKDIILQDNAILIAKIPANCENAPSIAFFAHLDTSSEQKNDTKAKIVKYTGGDICLNEEQGIYLKFSDNPELKKYVGDDIVVTDGTSLLGADDKAAIASIVNMAIFFMQNPDVKHGKIVICFVPDEEQGLLGAKALDVNLLGADFGYCLDCCERGELIYENWNAADCTMVFKGVSAHPMNAKGKLVNSLLLAHKFISLLPGGEVPECTEGKEGYFWVKELSGNSAKTTLKIDIREFDEVKFQKRLEFLSDMANSFNKIYGQRCDITLTTRYENVFKFLKDENSLPIKLAKDAFSELNITPNIKPMRGGYDGAAISAKGVPTLNLFTGGNNFHSIFEYLPVSSLKDASEVIKKIVINATK; translated from the coding sequence ATGGATATCGTAGAGAGATTTATAAACTATACGAAATTTAACACCACGACAAATAAAGAGAATGGATTAAAAGGTATCATGCCTTCTAATCCAACCGAGTATGAGCTGGCTCTTTTTATAAAAGATGAGCTTAGCTCGCTTGGCATAAAAGATATCATTTTGCAAGATAATGCTATCTTGATAGCAAAAATTCCTGCAAACTGCGAAAATGCCCCAAGTATCGCCTTTTTTGCACACTTAGATACAAGTAGCGAGCAAAAAAACGATACAAAAGCTAAGATAGTAAAATACACAGGCGGCGACATCTGTCTAAACGAAGAGCAGGGAATTTATCTTAAATTTAGCGACAATCCAGAGCTTAAAAAATACGTTGGTGACGACATAGTCGTTACTGACGGCACTAGCTTGCTTGGCGCTGACGATAAGGCGGCGATCGCTAGTATCGTAAATATGGCTATCTTTTTCATGCAAAATCCTGATGTAAAGCATGGCAAGATCGTGATCTGCTTCGTGCCTGATGAGGAGCAGGGCTTGCTTGGTGCAAAGGCGCTTGATGTAAATTTGCTTGGAGCCGACTTTGGCTACTGCTTAGACTGTTGCGAGAGAGGCGAGCTAATATACGAAAACTGGAACGCGGCTGACTGCACGATGGTCTTTAAAGGCGTTTCGGCTCATCCGATGAACGCAAAGGGCAAGCTTGTAAATTCGCTACTTTTAGCGCATAAATTTATCTCGCTATTACCAGGCGGCGAAGTGCCAGAGTGCACCGAGGGCAAAGAGGGCTATTTCTGGGTGAAAGAGCTTAGCGGAAACAGCGCAAAGACGACGCTCAAGATCGACATAAGAGAATTTGATGAGGTGAAATTTCAAAAAAGGCTTGAGTTTTTAAGTGATATGGCAAATTCTTTTAACAAAATTTATGGGCAGCGTTGTGATATCACGCTAACAACACGCTATGAAAATGTCTTTAAGTTCTTAAAAGACGAAAACTCACTGCCTATAAAACTGGCAAAAGATGCCTTTAGCGAGCTAAATATCACGCCAAACATAAAGCCGATGCGAGGCGGATATGACGGCGCTGCGATCTCTGCAAAGGGCGTGCCAACGCTAAATTTATTCACAGGCGGAAACAACTTTCACTCTATCTTCGAGTACTTGCCAGTTAGCAGCCTAAAAGACGCAAGCGAAGTGATTAAAAAAATCGTAATTAACGCTACTAAATAA